Proteins found in one Coleofasciculus chthonoplastes PCC 7420 genomic segment:
- a CDS encoding response regulator transcription factor, with amino-acid sequence MSAQLLLVDDEPGIRESVPAYLEEVGGFTVDVASNANDAWQMLQQKTPDLVITDIMMPQVDGYQFLKKLREDPRFKSLPVIFLTARGMTTDRIQGYQAGCDAYLSKPFDTDELVAIVENLLERRATTAQETAGTADLGNIEKELTAIREMLAQRGNISQTPPPIRIDFTPREQSVLDLVAQGLMNKEIARRLETSVRNVEKYVSRLFSKTGTNSRTELVRYALEHGLTQ; translated from the coding sequence ATGTCAGCACAACTGTTACTGGTCGATGACGAACCGGGGATTCGGGAATCAGTCCCCGCCTATTTAGAAGAGGTGGGAGGGTTTACTGTCGATGTTGCCAGTAATGCCAATGATGCATGGCAAATGTTACAACAAAAAACACCGGATCTTGTGATTACGGATATTATGATGCCTCAAGTCGATGGGTATCAGTTTCTTAAGAAACTGCGAGAAGACCCTCGTTTCAAATCACTGCCGGTGATATTTCTCACGGCTAGAGGCATGACCACAGACCGGATTCAAGGCTATCAGGCAGGTTGTGATGCTTATTTGTCTAAACCATTTGATACAGATGAATTAGTCGCCATTGTGGAGAATTTGCTGGAACGTCGTGCTACCACGGCTCAGGAAACAGCGGGTACGGCAGATTTAGGGAATATCGAAAAAGAGCTAACTGCGATTCGGGAAATGTTGGCTCAACGGGGTAATATTTCTCAAACTCCCCCACCCATCCGCATTGACTTTACGCCGCGAGAGCAAAGTGTTTTGGATTTGGTTGCCCAAGGGCTGATGAATAAAGAAATTGCCCGCCGCCTGGAAACCAGTGTCCGCAATGTGGAGAAATATGTCAGTCGCTTGTTTAGCAAAACTGGAACCAATAGTCGTACAGAGTTAGTCCGTTATGCACTGGAACACGGCTTGACCCAGTAA
- a CDS encoding glucose-1-phosphate adenylyltransferase gives MKRVLGIILGGGAGTRLYPLTKLRAKPAVPLAGKYRLIDIPVSNCINSEIYQIYVLTQFNSASLNRHITRAYNFAGFTDGFVEVLAAQQTAENPSWFQGTADAVRQYLWLLEECDVDEYIILSGDHLYRMDYRHFVEHHRETKADITLSVVPIGEKLATSFGLMKIDHTGRVIDFSEKPKGDALKQMQVDTTVLGLKPDEAKEKPYIASMGIYVFSKEALIKLLQANPEQTDFGKEIIPGASGDHNVQAYLFNDYWEDIGTIEAFYEANLALTRQPQPPFSFYDKEAPIYTRARYLPPTKLLDSHVTQSIIGEGCILKDCRIHHSVLGVRSRIEADCVIEDTLIMGCDFYEPFAERQSNVETGRVPLGIGAGTTVRRAIIDKNARIGHDVQIVNKDHVEEAEREKQGFLIRNGIVVVLKNAVIPDGTVI, from the coding sequence GTGAAAAGAGTATTAGGTATCATTCTCGGAGGTGGCGCGGGCACCCGCCTTTATCCATTAACCAAATTGCGGGCTAAACCGGCTGTTCCTTTGGCGGGTAAGTACCGCCTGATTGACATTCCGGTCAGTAACTGCATCAACTCCGAGATCTATCAAATTTACGTTCTTACCCAATTTAACTCAGCGTCCTTGAATCGGCACATTACCCGTGCCTATAACTTTGCTGGCTTTACCGACGGATTTGTTGAAGTTCTAGCTGCCCAGCAAACTGCTGAAAATCCTAGCTGGTTTCAGGGCACAGCAGACGCGGTTCGTCAATATTTGTGGCTTCTAGAGGAGTGTGATGTTGATGAATATATCATTCTGTCTGGCGACCATCTCTATCGGATGGACTATCGCCATTTCGTGGAACACCACCGTGAAACGAAAGCTGATATCACCCTTTCTGTGGTGCCTATCGGTGAAAAACTGGCAACCAGTTTTGGTTTGATGAAAATTGATCACACCGGCAGGGTAATTGATTTCAGTGAAAAGCCCAAAGGGGATGCGCTGAAGCAAATGCAGGTGGATACGACGGTTTTAGGGTTGAAACCCGATGAGGCAAAGGAAAAACCCTATATTGCCTCGATGGGAATTTACGTCTTTAGTAAAGAGGCGTTGATTAAGTTGTTGCAAGCCAACCCCGAACAAACCGATTTCGGTAAAGAAATCATCCCCGGGGCATCAGGAGATCATAACGTTCAAGCCTACTTGTTCAACGACTACTGGGAAGACATTGGTACCATTGAAGCGTTCTATGAGGCTAATCTAGCGTTAACTCGCCAACCCCAGCCACCGTTTAGTTTCTACGACAAAGAGGCACCGATTTATACTCGCGCCCGTTATTTGCCTCCGACTAAACTTTTGGATAGTCATGTGACGCAATCGATTATTGGAGAAGGTTGTATTCTTAAAGATTGTCGTATCCATCACTCGGTATTGGGAGTTCGCTCTCGCATTGAAGCCGATTGTGTGATTGAAGACACTCTGATTATGGGATGTGACTTCTATGAACCCTTTGCCGAACGTCAATCCAACGTAGAGACGGGACGTGTACCCTTAGGGATTGGTGCAGGAACCACAGTTCGCCGTGCCATCATTGACAAAAATGCTCGCATTGGTCACGATGTTCAAATTGTCAACAAAGATCACGTTGAGGAAGCTGAACGGGAAAAACAAGGCTTTTTGATCCGCAATGGCATTGTCGTTGTCCTCAAAAATGCCGTAATTCCCGATGGAACGGTCATTTAG
- a CDS encoding RNA-guided endonuclease InsQ/TnpB family protein, which yields MKQVLTIVVKLQPTPEQAAKIEATLQAFADACNYVNQHTDPKLTNKIAIQSLTYQTIKNEFNLVANMAVRACARVAANRKVAKHKVAKHKGKPVKWFAPTSIDCDKDLFRFREHDWTVSLATTHGRERVKLKVGNYQRGKLKGRNPTSAQLCKHRDRQFYLHIQIKDDAPDSPITDKVIGIDLGRRDIAVTSEEKKWDGLHIQSVRDKFSQVRASLQKKAPKGTRTTRRRCREVLKRLSGRERRYQQWLNHNISKSVVKRAVELSASIAIEDLTGIRERTNQQPRNKTERRRSNSWAFYQLRLFIEYKSLGAGVQVIPVSPAYTSQMCHNCLHIHPVKGKSYRSGKIFKCEHCGWHGDADFNGANNIALVGLSINQPGGTGLSCKLNRTPRYVQLSLFDDFRATENPDLSR from the coding sequence ATGAAACAAGTGCTGACGATAGTCGTAAAGCTTCAACCTACGCCTGAACAAGCTGCCAAAATTGAGGCAACCCTTCAGGCGTTTGCTGATGCTTGCAACTATGTCAATCAACACACAGATCCAAAGCTGACTAACAAAATTGCGATTCAGTCTCTGACTTACCAAACCATCAAGAACGAGTTTAACCTCGTGGCCAACATGGCAGTCAGAGCTTGTGCGCGTGTAGCAGCTAACCGCAAGGTAGCTAAACACAAAGTAGCTAAACACAAAGGTAAGCCGGTTAAATGGTTTGCCCCAACCAGCATCGACTGTGACAAAGACTTGTTTCGGTTTCGCGAACATGATTGGACGGTAAGCCTTGCAACTACTCACGGTAGAGAGCGAGTTAAATTAAAAGTCGGCAACTACCAGAGAGGAAAACTCAAAGGGAGAAACCCGACTTCTGCTCAATTATGCAAACACCGTGATCGTCAGTTCTACTTGCACATCCAAATCAAAGATGATGCCCCAGACTCGCCAATTACCGACAAAGTAATTGGCATTGACTTAGGGCGGCGCGACATCGCCGTTACGTCTGAAGAGAAAAAATGGGACGGTTTGCATATCCAATCAGTTCGAGATAAGTTTTCTCAAGTTAGGGCATCTCTCCAGAAGAAAGCCCCGAAAGGCACGAGGACAACTCGGCGTAGATGCCGGGAAGTTTTGAAACGGCTGTCGGGGAGGGAGAGACGTTATCAACAATGGCTCAATCACAACATTTCCAAGTCAGTGGTCAAACGAGCGGTTGAGTTAAGTGCCTCAATTGCTATAGAAGATTTAACCGGGATTAGGGAAAGAACTAACCAGCAACCCAGAAACAAGACTGAACGCAGACGCTCTAATTCATGGGCGTTTTACCAATTGCGCCTGTTCATTGAGTACAAGTCCCTTGGCGCTGGTGTTCAGGTTATCCCTGTTTCCCCTGCCTATACCTCCCAAATGTGTCACAATTGCCTGCACATTCACCCTGTAAAAGGAAAGTCTTACCGTAGTGGCAAGATTTTCAAGTGCGAGCATTGTGGCTGGCATGGAGACGCTGATTTCAACGGAGCCAATAATATTGCACTTGTGGGGCTGTCTATAAACCAGCCTGGAGGCACGGGGTTATCGTGCAAGCTAAACCGAACTCCCAGATATGTTCAGCTTAGCTTGTTCGATGACTTCAGGGCTACTGAAAACCCAGACCTCAGCCGTTAG
- a CDS encoding DnaJ C-terminal domain-containing protein: protein MAATDFKDYYAVLGVSKTASADEIKKSFRRLARKYHPDMNPGDKQAEARFKEVNEAYEVLSDPEKRKKYDQFGQYWKQAGVGGYPGGGGANVDFGNFDFGQYGSFDEFINELLGRFNTAATGTPGGTGSRRTYTYRSTPGGATGAGFNDFSSGFGGFNDFAGYESGKAAAGAGADREATITLSWSDAFRGTQKRINLGSEVIEVRIPPGAKPGSRIRVRGKGQVSPYNQQRGDLYLIVDLKPHAFFQFEGDNLLCEVPVMPDEAVLGATIEVPTPDGKVSVNVPAGIRSGQSLRLRGKGWTQPKGGRGDQLVRIVIATPKDITSVEREYYEKIRASRHFDPRSYLSQVRL from the coding sequence ATGGCTGCAACTGACTTTAAAGACTACTATGCCGTCCTAGGAGTGAGCAAGACGGCTAGTGCGGATGAAATTAAAAAGAGTTTTCGACGTCTGGCGCGGAAATACCATCCAGACATGAACCCGGGTGACAAACAAGCCGAGGCTCGATTTAAAGAAGTGAATGAAGCCTACGAAGTCTTGTCTGACCCCGAAAAACGCAAGAAATACGATCAGTTTGGTCAGTACTGGAAGCAAGCCGGAGTTGGTGGATATCCTGGAGGCGGGGGGGCTAATGTTGATTTCGGTAATTTTGATTTTGGTCAATACGGTAGTTTTGACGAGTTTATTAACGAACTTCTAGGGCGCTTTAATACAGCCGCTACAGGGACGCCAGGAGGGACGGGAAGTCGTCGAACCTACACCTATCGCTCTACTCCAGGCGGTGCCACGGGTGCTGGCTTTAATGACTTTAGCAGTGGCTTTGGTGGCTTTAATGATTTCGCTGGCTATGAAAGTGGCAAAGCAGCAGCAGGAGCAGGAGCTGATCGGGAAGCTACAATTACATTGAGCTGGTCTGACGCCTTCCGGGGTACGCAAAAACGGATTAATTTGGGCAGTGAAGTCATCGAAGTGCGGATTCCGCCCGGTGCTAAACCAGGAAGTCGGATTCGGGTTCGAGGTAAGGGTCAAGTTAGCCCATACAACCAGCAACGGGGTGATTTGTACTTAATTGTAGACCTGAAACCTCATGCCTTTTTCCAGTTCGAGGGTGATAACCTCTTGTGTGAAGTGCCAGTGATGCCCGATGAGGCAGTCTTGGGTGCTACGATTGAGGTGCCGACTCCGGATGGTAAAGTGAGTGTCAATGTGCCAGCCGGGATTCGCTCAGGTCAATCATTACGGTTGCGCGGTAAAGGCTGGACTCAACCGAAAGGTGGACGCGGTGATCAACTGGTGCGGATTGTCATTGCTACACCAAAAGATATCACGTCAGTTGAGCGGGAGTACTATGAAAAAATCCGGGCAAGCCGTCATTTCGATCCCCGCAGCTATTTGTCTCAGGTACGTCTTTAG